The following proteins are encoded in a genomic region of Candidatus Zixiibacteriota bacterium:
- a CDS encoding fibronectin type III domain-containing protein — protein sequence MKRVIGYAVAVLSLMLGSCATTPKPEPPKPSPPTTTLIPPTDLRAELSDLSATLRWTTNQPENRIISGYHIYIAAAGDSLVAVSPLPYPGDDNPDHAVESYKVEPLSAGTEYRACVTTVYPGDIETAPTDTIRFVARPQGTFQLRESYKGKDSGFSFRRRQSVPTDDLDNDIYLAVIRGSLYLASPNRIDNVLRTTNLFPLHTRQPLSKVQVIERPPQPQPTFPIAENEVVLALDQSGCYALLRIENIDRVDRIVTISYIYQTRPNLLRFH from the coding sequence ATGAAGCGGGTTATTGGATATGCCGTTGCCGTTCTGTCGCTGATGCTTGGTTCTTGCGCGACCACACCCAAACCGGAGCCGCCGAAGCCATCCCCACCGACAACGACGCTGATTCCGCCGACCGACCTGCGCGCCGAACTGAGCGATCTTTCCGCTACTCTGCGCTGGACCACCAATCAACCCGAGAACCGCATCATCTCCGGCTATCATATTTACATCGCTGCCGCCGGCGACAGCCTGGTCGCCGTCTCGCCGTTGCCCTATCCGGGCGACGACAATCCCGACCACGCCGTGGAATCCTACAAGGTCGAGCCGCTTAGCGCGGGAACCGAGTATCGTGCCTGCGTCACGACGGTCTATCCGGGTGATATCGAGACGGCCCCGACTGATACGATTCGCTTTGTCGCCCGCCCGCAGGGGACGTTTCAACTGCGCGAATCGTACAAAGGCAAAGACAGCGGCTTCTCGTTTCGCCGCCGCCAATCGGTGCCCACTGACGATCTGGACAACGACATCTATCTGGCAGTGATTCGCGGCAGCCTCTACCTGGCCTCGCCCAACCGGATCGACAACGTCCTGCGCACCACCAACTTGTTCCCGCTGCACACCCGACAACCGCTGTCCAAAGTGCAGGTAATCGAGCGCCCGCCACAGCCCCAACCGACTTTTCCGATCGCGGAAAATGAGGTCGTGCTCGCGCTCGATCAAAGCGGCTGCTACGCCCTCTTACGCATCGAAAACATCGACCGGGTCGACCGGATCGTGACCATTTCCTACATCTACCAGACGCGGCCAAACCTGCTGCGCTTCCACTAA
- a CDS encoding citryl-CoA lyase produces MSEEKWQTAISEIAPNSICVRGYDVAELMERTSFSDTIFLVLKGELPTPAESEMFRAILVSSVDHGVTPPSVLAARTVMSAGNSLNTAVAAGIMAIGDVHGGAIEQSARILQDWAKKDGDPAKLAADLLNDLNARKQRMPGFGHRLHTADPRTARLFAIAKKHNFSGRHTALALAIEKVFADGGKPLPINVDGGIAAVTSDMGFDWRLGKAFFMMSRIVGLVAHAYEEKMTQKPMRRLGDTNAEYVGPPKRHLS; encoded by the coding sequence GTGAGCGAGGAGAAATGGCAGACCGCCATCAGCGAAATCGCACCGAATTCGATTTGCGTGCGCGGTTACGATGTCGCCGAACTGATGGAGCGCACCAGCTTCAGCGACACCATCTTCTTGGTTCTCAAGGGCGAATTGCCGACGCCGGCGGAGTCCGAAATGTTCCGCGCCATCTTGGTTTCGTCGGTTGACCACGGCGTCACACCGCCATCGGTGCTGGCGGCGCGCACGGTGATGTCGGCCGGCAACTCCCTCAACACCGCTGTCGCAGCCGGAATCATGGCCATCGGTGATGTCCACGGCGGCGCGATCGAGCAGTCGGCGCGCATCTTGCAGGACTGGGCGAAGAAGGACGGCGATCCGGCGAAACTCGCGGCGGATCTGCTGAACGATCTCAACGCCCGCAAGCAGCGGATGCCCGGCTTCGGCCACCGCCTGCACACCGCCGACCCGCGCACGGCACGGCTCTTTGCCATCGCCAAGAAACACAATTTCAGCGGGCGTCATACCGCGCTGGCGCTGGCGATCGAAAAAGTCTTCGCCGACGGCGGCAAGCCGCTGCCCATCAATGTCGACGGCGGCATCGCCGCCGTGACCTCGGATATGGGCTTCGACTGGCGCTTGGGCAAAGCGTTCTTCATGATGTCGCGCATTGTCGGGCTCGTGGCGCACGCCTACGAAGAGAAAATGACGCAGAAACCAATGCGTCGACTCGGCGACACCAATGCTGAATATGTCGGCCCGCCAAAACGCCATCTGTCGTAA